In Rhizobium sp. ARZ01, a genomic segment contains:
- a CDS encoding ABC transporter substrate-binding protein, protein MISKFSAFIASALFATAAGATIGARGAEAGTLDDILARGELRVAVQTQGPPYSFMDKNGERTGSAIQMTELMAKEMGVKVTYLDFDWDGLIPALLSGKADVLAADMTATMARATKVAFTQPWIHVGSVAFTAAGGDFKTLEDCKKPGTTIGVILGSTAEKNMPKFFPEAEVKAFKGGGTVVLDAVASGQAQCGVNDNTAVAAQVLNYPEGTFTVFPEMLSSEPLAYAVRYDSQDLLIWTNLFIDNITLDGRLKENLDYWVNSNKWQADH, encoded by the coding sequence ATGATCAGCAAGTTTAGTGCGTTTATTGCATCAGCATTGTTTGCAACGGCGGCGGGCGCCACCATTGGAGCACGTGGCGCCGAGGCTGGAACCTTGGACGACATCCTGGCACGCGGTGAACTTCGCGTTGCTGTGCAAACACAAGGTCCTCCCTATTCGTTCATGGACAAGAACGGCGAGCGGACGGGCAGCGCGATTCAGATGACCGAGCTGATGGCCAAGGAGATGGGCGTCAAGGTAACGTACCTCGATTTCGATTGGGATGGCCTGATCCCTGCGCTTCTTTCCGGCAAGGCTGATGTTCTGGCGGCCGATATGACTGCCACCATGGCCCGCGCGACCAAGGTGGCCTTCACCCAGCCTTGGATCCATGTCGGCTCGGTGGCCTTCACCGCGGCTGGCGGCGACTTCAAGACCCTTGAGGATTGCAAGAAGCCGGGCACCACGATTGGCGTCATTCTGGGTTCCACGGCCGAGAAAAACATGCCGAAATTCTTTCCGGAAGCGGAAGTGAAGGCGTTCAAGGGCGGCGGAACGGTCGTGCTTGACGCGGTTGCATCGGGCCAGGCGCAGTGCGGCGTGAACGACAACACCGCTGTTGCCGCCCAAGTGCTAAACTATCCGGAAGGTACGTTCACCGTGTTCCCGGAAATGCTGAGCTCCGAGCCGTTGGCTTATGCCGTTCGCTACGATTCGCAGGACCTGCTGATCTGGACGAACCTGTTCATCGACAACATCACGCTTGATGGCCGCCTGAAGGAAAACCTGGATTACTGGGTCAATTCCAACAAGTGGCAGGCTGATCACTGA
- a CDS encoding Lrp/AsnC family transcriptional regulator yields MRALLDKIDRKLVKLLSEDARDGANQIADRLELSPPTVRARLKALVERKLLRIAGVVNVSERPELIVAILGIHANGHGRLNEIAKKMSELPFVTSVSIVTGRYDLLCEVMFEGDMEELYRVTSELLPGLADPGVIQGSETFVVMKSHNKWLSLPRGVWEEEFGEKNDRIDPEKT; encoded by the coding sequence ATGCGCGCGCTGCTCGATAAGATTGACCGAAAGCTCGTCAAGCTCTTGTCGGAAGACGCGCGCGACGGCGCAAATCAGATCGCGGATCGCCTTGAACTTAGCCCCCCAACTGTTCGAGCAAGACTAAAAGCGCTTGTCGAGCGCAAGCTTCTCCGGATAGCCGGGGTCGTGAACGTTTCGGAGCGCCCCGAATTGATTGTCGCCATCCTTGGCATTCACGCCAATGGCCACGGTCGATTGAACGAGATCGCGAAAAAGATGTCCGAATTGCCGTTCGTGACGTCGGTCAGCATCGTCACCGGACGCTATGACCTTCTGTGCGAGGTCATGTTTGAAGGTGACATGGAGGAGCTTTACCGGGTGACGAGCGAACTGCTCCCCGGGCTGGCCGATCCTGGTGTGATTCAGGGCAGCGAGACGTTCGTTGTCATGAAGTCCCACAACAAGTGGCTAAGTCTGCCGCGCGGCGTGTGGGAGGAAGAGTTCGGCGAGAAAAACGACAGAATTGATCCGGAAAAGACCTGA
- a CDS encoding DUF4157 domain-containing protein — MSRSGIICSALTALALVGLFCGVGNVRAEDLLGDVIDGIVQATAPTLQKAIVSSRDDALSAGVQPIPPAIRQKLQGFVDSGILDVTRYRVGGGGELSLQVNAFRYGAADAITLDYVIVFAHEADALHNVVGWVHELTHVRQYQDWGVQGFSIRYIRSHGSVEQEAYNEETRYRAWAGRQ, encoded by the coding sequence ATGTCTCGCAGTGGAATCATCTGCAGCGCTTTGACGGCACTCGCGTTGGTCGGGTTGTTTTGCGGTGTTGGCAACGTACGCGCCGAAGACCTTCTAGGTGACGTGATCGACGGCATCGTTCAGGCGACTGCTCCAACGCTCCAGAAAGCGATCGTCAGCTCAAGAGATGACGCCCTATCGGCGGGCGTTCAACCAATACCGCCAGCAATTCGGCAAAAGCTGCAGGGGTTTGTAGACAGTGGAATCCTGGACGTTACTCGCTACCGTGTTGGCGGCGGTGGCGAGCTAAGTCTGCAAGTGAATGCCTTTCGCTACGGGGCGGCAGATGCCATCACCCTCGATTACGTTATCGTCTTCGCCCATGAAGCAGATGCGCTCCATAACGTAGTCGGCTGGGTTCATGAACTTACGCATGTCCGGCAGTATCAAGACTGGGGAGTGCAGGGCTTTTCCATCAGATACATTCGCAGCCATGGCTCAGTCGAACAGGAGGCCTACAACGAAGAAACACGGTATCGCGCGTGGGCCGGTCGCCAATAG
- a CDS encoding GYD domain-containing protein yields MPRLITRGRLTQDYAKRLVATPEDREPAVRKLVEASGGKLISFYFTTGDSDFMLITEGESESTLAALLATAASGMVSDVTTVRAWTGPEFKAVADKASKLVGEYRPPGK; encoded by the coding sequence ATGCCAAGGCTGATTACACGCGGACGGCTGACACAAGACTACGCAAAAAGGCTGGTAGCAACGCCGGAGGATCGCGAACCTGCGGTGCGGAAGCTGGTGGAAGCTTCCGGCGGTAAACTGATCAGCTTTTATTTTACGACGGGCGATTCCGACTTCATGCTCATCACCGAGGGGGAGTCAGAATCTACCCTTGCGGCGTTGTTGGCGACGGCTGCATCGGGGATGGTGTCCGACGTGACCACGGTGCGAGCTTGGACAGGCCCCGAGTTCAAAGCCGTGGCCGACAAGGCTTCTAAGCTAGTTGGCGAATATCGGCCACCCGGGAAATAG
- a CDS encoding ABC transporter ATP-binding protein: protein MLKFLLPGFQILRSTLGRQWRPLAAVVVLGLGSAVLEGTGIGLIIPMLSIIAGQKDDAGAGGLSAVFEQVGSGFDDGERLMVISVAVLALITLKNILAFANTVLTNFIYGKASHAIRSALADQLLRVGYPFFLQQSPGRLLNIISNESWRASDAMQTVLGAIVNSSAAVILLIFLLLLSWQMTLCVALGLVLVQLAHAVLSASLKNPSRNVTSLNSELAARMLHLIHAGRLIRVFGQEPREKSVFDTASDAVRKAGFVLQTRQGALPPLTEVLHSALFLAAVVSAWALGVTFPVIVAFVVLLYRLQPHIRSLQLAWSQIQGWSGSLEEVRWLLDSSDKPPPPTGDEPARALRQQIKFDRVTFKYPGSDARPGVLRAATFEVRSGCSTAIIGRSGAGKTTIVNLLCRFVEPDQGHILIDGMPLDRIDPAQWRSKIALASQDLELVDGTILENITYGRIASIADAEHAARLAEAHEFIEKLPQGYATIVGYRGASLSAGQRQRIALARALLRDPEVLILDEATNAMDGLSEAAIVETLRSRAGRRTTIVISHHRSTISFCDEVIILGDGRVTNQAPFAEVASLSMDELYEHEMDETRLASR, encoded by the coding sequence ATGTTGAAGTTCCTCCTCCCGGGCTTTCAGATACTGCGCAGCACGCTGGGTCGACAGTGGCGCCCGCTTGCGGCAGTCGTTGTTCTGGGGCTGGGCAGCGCCGTGCTTGAAGGCACAGGCATTGGCCTCATCATTCCAATGCTCAGTATCATTGCCGGTCAAAAGGACGACGCGGGCGCAGGCGGACTATCTGCCGTCTTCGAACAGGTGGGGTCGGGCTTCGATGATGGCGAACGCTTGATGGTGATCTCCGTTGCCGTCCTCGCATTGATCACCCTGAAGAACATACTGGCATTTGCGAATACTGTCCTTACCAACTTCATCTACGGCAAAGCCAGCCATGCCATACGAAGCGCGCTCGCCGATCAGCTCTTGAGGGTTGGGTACCCATTTTTCCTGCAACAAAGCCCGGGGCGCTTGCTGAACATTATTTCCAACGAGTCCTGGCGCGCGTCGGATGCGATGCAGACTGTCCTTGGCGCAATCGTGAACAGCTCGGCCGCCGTCATTCTGCTCATCTTCCTGCTGCTCCTGTCCTGGCAGATGACGTTGTGTGTCGCGCTTGGACTCGTGCTCGTCCAGCTCGCACACGCGGTTCTGTCGGCCAGCCTCAAAAATCCGAGCCGCAATGTCACATCACTCAACAGCGAACTTGCCGCAAGGATGCTCCACCTCATTCACGCCGGGCGGCTCATCCGCGTGTTTGGACAGGAACCGCGGGAAAAGTCCGTCTTCGACACTGCATCGGACGCCGTTCGAAAGGCCGGCTTCGTCCTCCAAACCCGGCAGGGCGCTCTGCCGCCACTGACCGAAGTGCTGCACTCGGCTCTCTTTCTGGCCGCGGTCGTGAGCGCATGGGCTTTGGGAGTGACCTTTCCCGTCATTGTGGCGTTCGTCGTCCTGCTCTACCGGTTGCAGCCGCATATCCGCTCACTGCAGTTGGCGTGGAGTCAAATACAGGGCTGGAGTGGCTCTCTGGAAGAGGTGCGATGGCTGTTGGACTCGTCGGACAAGCCGCCGCCGCCGACCGGCGACGAACCGGCCCGGGCCTTGCGCCAGCAGATCAAATTTGACCGCGTGACGTTCAAGTATCCCGGCTCGGACGCACGCCCTGGCGTGCTGCGCGCCGCAACATTTGAAGTCCGGAGCGGCTGTTCAACTGCCATCATTGGTCGATCGGGCGCAGGAAAGACGACGATCGTCAATCTCCTGTGCCGGTTTGTTGAGCCCGATCAGGGCCATATTCTGATCGACGGGATGCCTCTGGACAGAATCGACCCCGCCCAATGGCGAAGCAAGATTGCCCTTGCCAGTCAGGATCTTGAACTGGTGGATGGAACTATTCTAGAGAACATCACCTATGGTCGGATCGCTTCGATCGCCGACGCAGAGCATGCCGCCCGGCTTGCCGAGGCGCACGAATTTATCGAGAAACTACCCCAAGGCTACGCAACGATCGTCGGCTATCGCGGCGCAAGTCTGTCGGCCGGGCAGCGCCAGCGGATAGCACTGGCAAGAGCTTTGTTGCGGGATCCCGAGGTCCTTATTCTCGACGAAGCCACAAACGCCATGGACGGACTGTCGGAAGCAGCAATCGTCGAGACCTTGAGGTCGAGGGCGGGTCGCCGCACGACCATTGTCATCAGCCACCACCGCAGCACGATTTCGTTCTGCGATGAAGTCATCATTCTCGGCGACGGCCGCGTGACGAACCAGGCTCCGTTTGCCGAAGTCGCCTCGTTGAGTATGGACGAGCTCTACGAGCACGAAATGGACGAAACGCGTCTGGCCTCGCGCTAG
- a CDS encoding glycosyltransferase: MAPERPEIVQESAWAIAAAPSSAERREPLASFIVCTRNRAEALETCIRSIEIACLSHATVTSELVVVDNGSTDDTAERLIRIAATSSLAITLITEPRPGLAAARNAGLERSRGRILVFVDDDCAVDCRYLQDLERHYTTGERYIIRGGRVELGSPLDFPFTIKRSKRRERFTPDVHPGGFILGCNMTMHREIALQIGHFDERLGAGSPLKSAEDTDYLVRAFQLGIPIEYVPDMTVLHYHGRNTREAIEALHRDYSLGNGALCLKHVLKAPWLIRHFCWSIRSAGRELFGGPRFDPEVSLSHWPIVFMNLLGAAKFARLAITRRAQPPEITQIKQAARSLR, encoded by the coding sequence ATGGCTCCGGAACGTCCCGAAATCGTGCAAGAGAGCGCCTGGGCCATTGCCGCCGCTCCGTCGTCTGCCGAGCGGCGCGAACCTCTGGCGAGCTTCATCGTCTGTACGCGGAACCGCGCCGAGGCTCTGGAGACCTGCATCAGATCGATTGAGATTGCCTGCCTGTCTCACGCCACGGTCACGAGCGAGCTCGTAGTGGTCGACAACGGTTCAACGGACGACACGGCCGAACGGTTGATCCGTATCGCCGCGACGTCAAGTCTTGCGATTACGCTTATCACGGAGCCGCGCCCGGGCCTGGCCGCCGCCCGCAATGCAGGATTGGAGCGGTCGCGCGGCCGGATACTGGTTTTCGTCGATGACGATTGCGCAGTCGACTGTCGCTACCTGCAGGATTTGGAGCGGCATTACACGACCGGCGAGCGGTATATCATCCGCGGCGGTCGCGTCGAACTCGGCAGCCCGCTCGATTTCCCCTTTACAATTAAGCGGTCAAAGAGGCGCGAGCGCTTTACCCCCGATGTCCATCCTGGTGGCTTCATATTGGGCTGCAACATGACGATGCATCGTGAGATTGCACTCCAAATCGGCCATTTCGACGAGCGGCTTGGCGCGGGCAGCCCTTTGAAGTCGGCCGAGGATACCGACTATCTTGTGCGCGCTTTTCAACTCGGCATCCCGATCGAATATGTGCCCGACATGACTGTCCTCCACTATCACGGTCGAAATACGCGCGAGGCAATCGAAGCACTTCACCGGGATTACAGTCTTGGGAATGGAGCGCTGTGCCTGAAACACGTCCTCAAGGCTCCCTGGCTGATTCGCCATTTTTGCTGGTCCATCAGGTCTGCGGGGCGGGAACTTTTCGGCGGCCCCCGATTCGATCCTGAAGTTTCTCTGTCCCACTGGCCAATCGTGTTCATGAATTTGCTCGGAGCGGCCAAGTTTGCGCGACTTGCCATAACCAGACGGGCGCAGCCCCCGGAAATAACCCAGATCAAACAGGCGGCGCGTTCGCTGAGGTAG
- a CDS encoding glycosyltransferase family 2 protein has protein sequence MPVPLVSVLLPVYNGEPYLAAALESILRQDHDRLEVVAIDDGSTDRSLEILQRYRKADDRISIVSRENRGLIATLNEGLAIAKGDLIARMDADDIAYPSRFPRQVSLFMQQPQLAISGTGIDRLLGNRMVRGTPNPMYQSGNWRILSMFFTIFMHSTVMYNRRVIPEDMLVYDASYVHAEDFDLFRRITGRFPATMIDESLVAYRIHDGSVTNKHKRLMRQTHLKIVTENLERESLVDDPDALRGIGVAVTSDTVRRAASFILSLEAKIADRRAAAQSSYEDGALCFFYFLYQLINDAEQPQLTHEFLTRTGKWGLIRRRERYGLRAGAYAPWCSRLSIAATKRLDALSRYLESVPAATVLPQHGIC, from the coding sequence ATGCCCGTTCCACTGGTCTCCGTCCTGCTGCCTGTCTACAATGGCGAACCCTATCTCGCCGCGGCGCTCGAGAGCATCCTACGCCAGGATCATGATCGCCTGGAGGTCGTTGCAATCGACGACGGCTCGACGGACCGCTCACTGGAGATCCTGCAGCGGTATCGAAAGGCCGACGATCGTATCTCCATTGTCTCTCGGGAGAACCGCGGCCTCATTGCGACCTTGAACGAGGGCTTGGCCATCGCGAAGGGCGACCTTATCGCCCGGATGGACGCCGACGACATTGCTTATCCCTCGCGTTTTCCCCGCCAGGTTTCATTGTTTATGCAGCAGCCTCAGCTTGCGATCAGCGGCACGGGCATCGATCGCCTTCTTGGCAATCGAATGGTGCGCGGCACGCCCAATCCGATGTATCAGTCGGGAAATTGGCGCATATTGTCGATGTTCTTCACCATCTTCATGCACTCGACCGTGATGTACAACCGGCGGGTCATACCGGAGGACATGCTAGTCTACGACGCGAGCTATGTGCATGCGGAAGACTTCGATCTGTTCAGGCGGATTACCGGCCGCTTTCCTGCGACGATGATCGACGAGAGCCTGGTTGCCTATCGCATCCACGACGGCAGCGTCACAAACAAGCATAAGCGGTTGATGCGTCAAACGCATCTGAAGATTGTTACCGAGAACCTCGAGCGTGAATCTCTTGTCGACGATCCCGATGCCCTGCGCGGCATCGGTGTCGCAGTAACGTCCGATACCGTACGACGGGCGGCCAGTTTCATTCTCTCGCTCGAAGCGAAAATCGCGGATCGCCGCGCGGCGGCGCAGTCAAGCTATGAGGACGGCGCCCTGTGTTTCTTCTATTTCCTCTATCAGCTCATCAACGACGCTGAGCAGCCTCAGTTGACGCATGAGTTTCTGACTAGGACAGGAAAATGGGGGCTCATTCGACGCCGGGAGCGATACGGCCTGCGCGCGGGTGCCTACGCGCCGTGGTGCAGTCGTCTTTCAATTGCGGCAACTAAGCGGCTCGATGCGCTCTCGCGGTATCTTGAGTCCGTGCCTGCCGCCACCGTGTTGCCGCAACATGGGATTTGTTAG
- a CDS encoding acyltransferase: protein MSNARDRQLDGLRAIAVTMVLYAHFFATDGSHWGHLGVRLFFVLSGFLITRLLLDARCADRYQPSTALKSFYIRRALRIFPPYFAMLGFIWIVNLEGARGNLTWHALYLSNFWYALQDDWTPWVLCHTWSLSIEEQFYIVWPLVILLAPRHLIERICIAVIACSLAYRFCWPVTGTPSLMRDLLPSASMDALAAGALLAAYRARSPSWPQWMKLSWTPFAAAFVILLWLKSTPMTPTLEWATWIGMEVLPLVPLIMLVGCCSAGVSGYLGRLAELPPLTALGRISYGVYLLHPIVLSLVVKAQPWIPVNVSQQGPGRFVVAGAATLMLASISWSVFEKRLNRLKRHFPYVTPRDRSPAASFAHAGNPVEWVHGRREHPSVVHTRANRCDAFQTSDLQ, encoded by the coding sequence ATGTCAAATGCACGCGATCGGCAGTTGGATGGGCTGCGAGCCATTGCCGTCACGATGGTGCTGTACGCACATTTTTTCGCCACTGACGGATCCCATTGGGGTCACCTTGGCGTGCGTTTGTTCTTCGTGCTCAGCGGATTTCTGATAACGCGGCTCCTTCTGGATGCGCGTTGTGCCGACCGGTACCAACCATCCACTGCATTGAAATCATTCTATATACGTCGCGCACTGCGCATATTTCCTCCCTATTTCGCCATGTTGGGCTTCATTTGGATTGTCAATCTCGAAGGCGCCCGAGGCAACCTGACGTGGCACGCACTTTATCTTTCGAACTTCTGGTATGCTCTGCAGGATGACTGGACCCCTTGGGTTCTGTGTCACACATGGAGCCTGAGCATCGAGGAACAGTTCTATATCGTCTGGCCGCTGGTAATCCTGCTGGCGCCGCGCCATTTGATTGAGCGGATCTGCATCGCCGTCATCGCATGTTCGTTGGCATACCGTTTCTGCTGGCCGGTGACCGGGACGCCTTCTCTCATGCGTGATCTGCTCCCTTCAGCGTCGATGGACGCGCTCGCAGCAGGGGCGCTGCTGGCCGCTTATCGAGCCAGAAGCCCGTCCTGGCCGCAATGGATGAAGCTGAGCTGGACGCCGTTTGCCGCTGCCTTTGTTATCCTGCTGTGGTTGAAATCGACACCGATGACGCCAACGCTTGAGTGGGCAACCTGGATTGGCATGGAGGTTCTGCCCCTCGTACCACTTATAATGCTTGTGGGATGTTGTTCGGCGGGTGTGAGCGGATATCTCGGCCGGCTGGCAGAACTCCCCCCGCTGACTGCACTGGGGCGCATCAGTTACGGCGTCTACCTTCTCCACCCAATCGTGCTCTCCCTGGTGGTCAAGGCGCAACCTTGGATTCCCGTCAATGTTTCGCAGCAGGGTCCCGGACGGTTTGTGGTCGCGGGCGCAGCCACATTGATGCTTGCCTCGATTTCCTGGTCGGTCTTCGAAAAGCGGCTCAACCGGCTCAAGCGCCACTTCCCTTACGTCACTCCGAGAGACCGGAGCCCTGCTGCATCGTTCGCGCATGCTGGAAACCCAGTCGAGTGGGTTCACGGCAGAAGGGAACATCCGTCCGTGGTTCATACACGCGCCAATCGCTGCGACGCTTTCCAAACCTCCGATCTTCAATAA
- a CDS encoding Lrp/AsnC ligand binding domain-containing protein: MKSLIERKLLRIAGVVNVSERPELIVAILGIHANGHGRLNEIAKKMSELPFVTSVSIVTGRYDLLCEVMFEGDMEELYRVTSELLGQELRCSFSCWVSWQRTVGHLPWRNHRIKL, translated from the coding sequence GTGAAGTCGCTCATCGAGCGCAAGCTTCTCCGGATAGCCGGGGTTGTGAATGTCTCGGAGCGCCCCGAGTTGATCGTCGCTATCCTTGGCATTCACGCCAATGGCCACGGTCGACTGAACGAGATTGCGAAAAAGATGTCCGAACTGCCGTTCGTGACGTCGGTCAGTATCGTCACCGGACGCTATGACCTTCTGTGCGAGGTCATGTTTGAAGGTGACATGGAGGAGCTTTACCGGGTGACGAGCGAACTGCTCGGGCAAGAGCTCAGATGTTCGTTTTCGTGTTGGGTGTCCTGGCAGCGGACAGTCGGCCATCTTCCGTGGCGCAATCATCGGATCAAGCTGTAG